The proteins below are encoded in one region of Halocatena salina:
- a CDS encoding NAD(+)/NADH kinase encodes MQIGIVGQQDNPRAASLAGDIRDAVDVSVVVDETTGETLGTTGISVDEMSQCDLVVSIGGDGTFLYAARWIGSTPIMGVNLGEVGFLNATAPENAVPTVQEMIEDHESGDSTVRTLDIPRLSATGDGWTLPPALNEIAVMGPNRGPNGGLTTEVRVDGSLYTGGHADGVLVATPAGSTAYNLSESGPLVHPNVSGMILNEMCARDGMPPLVVDPDAVVSIRADDAPAAIAVSDGRIHKEVDPPVVITVSADAPPVRIAGPEIDFFTALGKLD; translated from the coding sequence ATGCAGATCGGTATTGTTGGGCAACAAGACAATCCACGGGCGGCGTCACTAGCGGGAGATATTCGGGATGCCGTGGACGTTTCTGTCGTCGTCGATGAGACGACGGGCGAAACGCTCGGTACGACCGGTATCTCCGTCGATGAAATGTCCCAGTGTGATCTCGTCGTGAGCATCGGGGGCGACGGCACGTTTCTCTACGCCGCACGCTGGATCGGTTCGACCCCCATCATGGGTGTGAATCTCGGTGAAGTGGGATTTCTCAACGCCACCGCACCCGAAAACGCCGTGCCGACTGTGCAAGAGATGATCGAAGATCACGAATCCGGCGATAGCACCGTTCGGACCCTCGATATTCCTCGACTGAGCGCGACGGGGGACGGATGGACGCTCCCGCCCGCGCTCAACGAGATCGCGGTCATGGGTCCTAATCGCGGTCCCAACGGCGGACTCACGACAGAAGTCCGGGTCGATGGATCATTGTACACTGGTGGCCACGCCGATGGTGTGCTCGTTGCTACCCCAGCTGGCAGCACCGCGTACAACCTCAGTGAGAGCGGACCGTTGGTGCATCCGAACGTGTCGGGTATGATACTCAACGAGATGTGTGCCAGAGACGGGATGCCCCCGTTGGTTGTCGATCCCGACGCCGTGGTATCGATCCGAGCTGACGATGCCCCCGCTGCGATCGCCGTCAGCGACGGTCGGATCCACAAGGAAGTCGATCCGCCGGTCGTGATTACCGTCTCGGCGGACGCGCCACCGGTACGGATCGCTGGTCCCGAGATCGATTTCTTCACAGCACTCGGGAAACTCGACTGA